The nucleotide window TTTTTAATAAAATTTATAGAAAATATGATTACAAGGGACATTAGATGGTTGAAAGATACGCAAGAGAAGAAATGGCAAAGAATTGGACGCAACATGCAAGATATGCAGCATGGCTTGAAGTTGAAAAGGCTGCTGTAAAAGCTTGGAATAAATTAGGACTTATTCCAGATTCTGATTGTGAGAAAATTGTAAAAAATGCAACTTTTTCAGTTGAAAGAATCGAAGAAATCGAAGCTATTACAAAACATGATTTAATTGCTTTTAATACAAGTGTATCTGAATCATTAGGAGATGAATCAAGATGGTTCCATTATGGTATGACTTCATCAGATGCTGTTGATACAGGTGTTGCACTTCAAATGAGAGACTCTTTAAAAATTATTATTGAAGATGTAAAAATGTTGATGGAATCTATCAAAAAAAGAGCATTTGAACACAAAATGACTCTAATGGTAGGTAGAAGCCATGGTATTCATGGTGAGCCAATTACTTTTGGTTTAACATTAGCTGTTTGGTATGATGAAGTTGCAAGGCACTTAAAAAATTTAGAAGAAACTATGGATGTTATTGCAGTTGGACAAATTTCAGGAGCTATGGGTAACTTTGCTCACGCACCACTTGAACTTGAAGAGTATGCGATGGCAGAACTTGGTCTTAAACCAGAACCTTGTTCAAATCAAGTTATTCACAGAGATAGATATGCTAGACTTGCTACGGCTTTAGCACTTTTAGCATCTTCTGTTGAAAAATTTGCAGTTCAAGTAAGACATTTACAAAGAACAGAAGTTTACGAAGCTGAAGAATATTTTGCAAAAGGGCAAAAAGGGTCTTCTGCAATGCCACATAAAAGAAACCCAATATTAACTGAAAATATTACAGGACTTGCAAGAATGATAAGAGCTTATGCAATTCCTGCTATGGAAAATGTTGCACTTTGGCATGAAAGAGATATTTCTCACTCATCAACTGAAAGATTTTGGTTACCAGATGCTTTTATCACAACTGATTTTATGTTACATAGAATGAATAGCGTTATTGCAAATCTTACAGTTATGCCTGAAAATATGATGAAAAACTTAAACTTAACTGGTGGATTAGTATTCTCTCAAAGAGTTTTATTAGAACTTCCACTTGCTGGTGTAAGTAGAGAAGATGCTTATAGAATTGTTCAAAGAAATGCTATGAAAGTTTGGGAAGAGATTCAAAAAGGAAAACCAACTACAAATGAAAAAGGTGAATCTTTATATCTTCAATATCTATTAGGTGATGAAGAGTTAAGAGCATCATTAAGTGAAGAGCAAATTAGAGAGTGTTTTAACTTTGATTATTACACAAAAAATGTAGACGCTATTTTTAATAGAGTTTTTAAATAATAAGGTAGTATTTTATGGGAATTATGATTCAAAAAAGAAATGGTCGTAAAGAAGTTTTAGATATTACTAAAATTCAAAAAATGACTGTAGAGGCAACAGCTGATTTAGATGGTGTTAGTCAAAGTGAGTTAGAGCTTGATGCTCAAATCAAATTTATTGATGGTATGAGTAGTTCAGATATTCAAGATGCTTTAATAAAAACAGCAGTTGAAAAAATAGATATAGATGTTCCAAACTGGACATTTGTAGCTGCTAGATTATTTGTATTTGATTTATACCATAGGGTTGGAAAAGTAACTCATGGTATTAAAGGTGAGCCATATTGCCATTTAAGAGATTATCTAAGATATGGTAAAGAAGCTGGAAGATTAATTCCAAGTTTGGGTGAAGGTTATGATTTAGAAGACTTAAATGCATATATTAAACCTGAAAGAGACTTTTTATTTAACTACCTAGGTATTAAAACTTTATACGATAGATATTTAATCAAAAATAGAAATGCAGAGCCAATAGAACTTCCTCAACAAATGTTTATGGCAATTGCAATGTTCTTAGCTCAAGATGAAAAAAATAAACAACAATGTGCAAAACAATTTTATGATGTTATTTCTAAATTTGAAGTAATGCTTGCAACTCCAACATTATCAAATGCTAGAACAAATAGACATCAATTATCATCTTGTTATATTGGGTCAAGTCCTGATAACATAGAAGGTATTTTTGATGGATACAAAGAGATGGCACTTTTATCTAAATATGGTGGAGGAATTGGTTGGGATTGGAACCAAATCAGAGCTTTAGGTGGAGTTATTGATGACCACAAAAGTGCTGCTGGTGGAACTGTACCATTCTTAAAAATCACAAATGATATTGCAATTGCTGTTGACCAATTAGGTACAAGAAAAGGTGCAATTGCTGTTTATATGGAACCATGGCATATGGATATTGTAGATTTTGTTGATTTAAAGAAAAACTCTGGTGAAGAAAGAAGACGTGCTCACGATTTATTTCCTGCACTTTGGATTACAGATTTATTCATGGAAAGAGTTTTAGAAGATTCTCATTGGACTTTGTTTGATCCTTATGAAGTTAAAGATTTAAGTGAATGTTATGGTGATGAGTTCAAAGCAAAATATATTGCTTATGAAAATGATGAATCTATCACAAAAGATAGAATGAAAGCTAAAGATTTATGGAAAAAAATCTTAACTTCATATTTTGAAGTTGGAAGTCCATTTTTATGTTTCAAAGACAATGCAAATAGAGCAAATCCAAATTCACACGTGGGACACATCAGAAGCTCAAATCTTTGTACAGAGATTTTCCAAAATACAAATCCAAATTACTACAAAATTAGACTTGAGTTTGTAGATGGATCAGTATCAACTTATGATGAAGAAGATTTAGTATTAGTTGATGGTGGAATTACTAAAAAAGCAAACAAAGTTTCTGCACTTGATAGTATTAATGGAAAAAGAGTATTTATAGTTGAGAAAGAAAAAATTGATGGAGATACAGCTGTTTGTAACCTAGCTTCTGTAAATCTTTCAAGAATAAATACAAAAGAGGACATCGAAAGAGTAGTTCCAATTGCTATTAGAATGCTTGATAATGTAATAGATTTAAACTTCTATCCACTTAAAAAAGTAAAAGTAACAAACCTAAAATCAAGAAGTATTGGTCTTGGTGTTATGGGTGAAGCTGAAATGTTGGCTGAATATAAACTAGCTTGGGGTTCAAATGAACACTTCAAAAAAATTGACCAAGTTATGGAATCAATTTCATATAACGCAATTAAATCAAGTTCAGATTTAGCAATTGAAAAAGGTATTTATCCAACATTTGAAGGTTCAAAATGGTCTTTAGGAATTATGCCTCATGACCATGCACCACAAGCTGTAAATGCACTTGTAGATAAAGACTTATTTGATACTTCTTATGATTGGGATGTATTAAGAGAAAAAGTTAAAAAAGATGGTATGAGAAATGGTTACTTAATGGCTGTTGCTCCTACTTCATCTATTTCGATTTTAGTTGGAACTACACAAGCAATTGAGCCAGTTTACAAAAGAAAATGGTTTGAAGAGAATTTATCAGGATTAATCCCTGTTGTTGTACCAAAATTATCACCTGAAACTTGGGCATATTATACACCTGCATTTGAAATTGATCAATTACAAGTTATTAAAGCAGCTGCAATTAGACAAAAATGGATAGACCAAGGGCAATCAACAAATATTTTTATGAGTTTAGATAAAGCAAGTGGGAAATATTTACATGAAATCTATACATTAGCCTGGAAGCTTGGACTTAAATCAACATATTATTTAAGAAGCCAAAGTCCAGAAGCAAAAAATGATGTAGAAGATAGAAGTATGGAGTGTGCAGGTTGTCAATAAGATAACCTCATTTCATAAAATAGATTTGAATAAAATATTGAAAATATAGAGGACTACTAATGGAAAGAAAAACTAATTATAACCCTGATTCTAAA belongs to Arcobacter defluvii and includes:
- a CDS encoding ribonucleoside-diphosphate reductase subunit alpha is translated as MGIMIQKRNGRKEVLDITKIQKMTVEATADLDGVSQSELELDAQIKFIDGMSSSDIQDALIKTAVEKIDIDVPNWTFVAARLFVFDLYHRVGKVTHGIKGEPYCHLRDYLRYGKEAGRLIPSLGEGYDLEDLNAYIKPERDFLFNYLGIKTLYDRYLIKNRNAEPIELPQQMFMAIAMFLAQDEKNKQQCAKQFYDVISKFEVMLATPTLSNARTNRHQLSSCYIGSSPDNIEGIFDGYKEMALLSKYGGGIGWDWNQIRALGGVIDDHKSAAGGTVPFLKITNDIAIAVDQLGTRKGAIAVYMEPWHMDIVDFVDLKKNSGEERRRAHDLFPALWITDLFMERVLEDSHWTLFDPYEVKDLSECYGDEFKAKYIAYENDESITKDRMKAKDLWKKILTSYFEVGSPFLCFKDNANRANPNSHVGHIRSSNLCTEIFQNTNPNYYKIRLEFVDGSVSTYDEEDLVLVDGGITKKANKVSALDSINGKRVFIVEKEKIDGDTAVCNLASVNLSRINTKEDIERVVPIAIRMLDNVIDLNFYPLKKVKVTNLKSRSIGLGVMGEAEMLAEYKLAWGSNEHFKKIDQVMESISYNAIKSSSDLAIEKGIYPTFEGSKWSLGIMPHDHAPQAVNALVDKDLFDTSYDWDVLREKVKKDGMRNGYLMAVAPTSSISILVGTTQAIEPVYKRKWFEENLSGLIPVVVPKLSPETWAYYTPAFEIDQLQVIKAAAIRQKWIDQGQSTNIFMSLDKASGKYLHEIYTLAWKLGLKSTYYLRSQSPEAKNDVEDRSMECAGCQ
- the purB gene encoding adenylosuccinate lyase codes for the protein MVERYAREEMAKNWTQHARYAAWLEVEKAAVKAWNKLGLIPDSDCEKIVKNATFSVERIEEIEAITKHDLIAFNTSVSESLGDESRWFHYGMTSSDAVDTGVALQMRDSLKIIIEDVKMLMESIKKRAFEHKMTLMVGRSHGIHGEPITFGLTLAVWYDEVARHLKNLEETMDVIAVGQISGAMGNFAHAPLELEEYAMAELGLKPEPCSNQVIHRDRYARLATALALLASSVEKFAVQVRHLQRTEVYEAEEYFAKGQKGSSAMPHKRNPILTENITGLARMIRAYAIPAMENVALWHERDISHSSTERFWLPDAFITTDFMLHRMNSVIANLTVMPENMMKNLNLTGGLVFSQRVLLELPLAGVSREDAYRIVQRNAMKVWEEIQKGKPTTNEKGESLYLQYLLGDEELRASLSEEQIRECFNFDYYTKNVDAIFNRVFK